DNA from Pochonia chlamydosporia 170 chromosome Unknown PCv3seq00009, whole genome shotgun sequence:
TCCACTCCAGAACAAGCTCACGAAGTTGCAGCCAAAATGCTCAGCCAAACTCTTCTCCCCAAGCAAAACAGCCCTAATGGCCATGTAGTCGAGAACCTTTACATCACAGAAACGGCAGCCTACGACTCACAATGGTACCTCGCCATGACAATTGACCGTGAAAACTACCGCCCTGCCATTATCATTTCGAAAAACGGCGGAATCGACCTGGAAattcttctccaagaacACCCCAAGAGCGTATTCACCTTTAACTTTGGCCTATCAGAAGGCATCAGCGACTCCCTCGTACAAAATATCGAGAAGACGCTCACCATGACGGCCGGCGAATCGCAAAATTTGAAACAGATCCTCACCCAAATGTACTGCATCTTCCTCGACCGCGAAGGCACCCACCTCGAAATCAACCCCCTGGCCCAATCGCCAGACGGCTCCTTCACAAGTCTAAGCGCAAACTTCACATTCGacaacgccgccgccagaCGACAAGAAGAGCTGTTTGCCCTGCGCGACAAGACGCAAGAAGTACAAGACGAAGTGGAAGCCGAGAAACACGGGCTTGTGTACGTCAAAATGGACGGAAATATAGGCAACGTCGTCAACGGCGCAGGACTGGCAATGGCTACAAACGACGCTATTGGATTCCATGGCGGTGCGAGCGCCAACTTTCTCGACGCGGGTGGCAAGGCGACCAAGGATACCATGATACAGGCGTTTCGCATCATCACGCGGGATGAGAGGGTCAAGTCTATTCTGGTCAATATATATGGCGGTATGTATTTCGTGAGACGGTGTGGCAGGGTGCTAATGGTGTAGGGATCACGCAATGCGACATGATTGCCGAGTCGATTATTGGCGCGACGAGCGAGTTGGGTATAAAGGTGCCTATGGTGGTGAGATTGCAGGGGACGAATTCTGAAAAGGGGCTGAAAATGGTGAGTTTGACTTGCGGATTGTGTTGAAGATTTGCTGAcgtgttgaagttggaggaCGCGGATCTggggttggtggttgagtcTGATTTCGGGGAGGCGGCGAGGCGGGCGGTTGAACTGGCGGTAGATTAGGGGGGGCATTATATATTGCCGTAGAGTATTACATGGTTatttttttctctctttctgTTTTGTGAGTGTCAATGTGTTCAGAAACGTATTCGGTGGTTGTTGAGCAGTGTGCTGGTAGCTGACAAGGGTTGCGAGTGTTGCAACTTCTCACTTGAAGACAAGGACTGCTCTGGATCTCACCATTGAACTTGTATAGTTAGGTACATAAGAGAGTCGGATTTGGCACATATCTGTCTGGTATCATGCAAATTGAATACCAACACTCGGAAATTCTGTGGGCTATCGTCGGAAGAAATGCTCGCCTCACTGTGGACATGTCAATCTGCATGTGGCATCTTGACCCCCAACTTTGTCGGTCCGGCGACACTGGACTGCCCACCAAATCATTGAATGCCACTATTGCCCCGCCTTAGCGCGCCTGCAGCCTGCATGGGCGTCGACAGGCCACTGTTGCCCCTGTAGCTCCACTAACGGGGAAGTCGGGCACAGACATGGAACGACCCTGGCCCCATGTCAGATTCCCCGACAACATTCAAGCTTCATCTCAGAATATATTTAGCCTCGcctccacaacatcaacagcacTGTCACACACATACCACTCCTTTATACTCTGTAAATAACCTCATTAGACTCCTCACTATAGACAAAATGGCCAGCACAGAAAAAGACCCCGAAACCATCGCCTTCGCCAAGACGCTCTCCAACGTCCCCTGGTGCGAAGACTACGAAAAGATGATATCAGGAGTCTTGTACGACACCTTCCAACCCATTCTCACACAGCACACCTAACATGACCAGATATGACGCCCAGGCCCAAGAACTCGTAGATGGCCGCTACCGCGCAAGACGCCTCATGCACAAATACAACACCCACTTCCCCGACGACGCCACCTCCGACTCCCTCATCGCAGACCGCACCGCCATGCTGCAGTCTACCTTTGGAAGAGTCGGCAAGGGAGCCTTCATCGAGCCCCCCATCAACATTGACTACGGGTGCAACATTACCATTGGGGAAAACTTCTACTCCAACTTCAAGTATGTTCGCCCTCTTCTGTGCTTACCTATCTAACGCAGCAAAGCCTCGTGATTCTAGACTGTGGTATCGTCAAGATAGGTAATAGGGTGCAATTCGGTCCCTTTGTGTCCATTTTCGCTGCCACGCATGAGACGGGCGTGCAGTCTCGTCGAGATGGCGTCGAGTACGCCAAGAGTGTGACTATCGGTGATGACTGTTGGATTGGGGGGAATACGACCATCATGCCGGGCGTGACTATTGGCAAGGGGTGTACGATTGGTGCGGGAAGCGTGGTGACCAAGTCGATTCCTGAGTTTTCTGTGGCGATTGGGTCGCCAGCGAGGGTGGTGAAGACGGTTGATCCTGTGCCGGACTTGTAAATGTAGCGGGCGTAGCATTTTTGTGTATCACTCTGCATGATGTTCATATGCTTTCCCCGTGATTTTGTTTATATTGTTCAGACGGTTCTAATTACACAAACGCCTTCTATGTACTAAATCCACGCAAGTCCACCATATACGCCAGTTATCCAATTCCAACCACGTTTCTCTGTGTATCTTTCCGCAGCGTTattcctccttcttcccaaTACGAGGAAAGCAGAACCAGATCCCCATCATAatcgccaacaacgccagCACAATCGGCTGCAGGACCATCGGCCCCTTGGCCTGCGCAAGAATACCCGTCAAGAAGGGCAGAATAGCCGCGCCGCAGCCTCCAAACGCAGCGGCAAACCCTATGACCACAACGTGATGCTGTCGCGGGAGTAGTTTGCTCGCCACGAGAATGGCATTCGGGAACAGGGGGCCCATGAAGAAGCCTTGAAAGGCGACTGCCACGGCGGACACGTAAAACTGCGGCACGAGCCAGAAGATGAGTTCGAGAGCGCCGGCCGCACCGATATACAGCTACAAGAGTTAATACATTCTTCTGGTAGTGAAGGGATGTTGAACTCACAGCAGTAGccaacttgacgccaatTCGAGGCGTAACAAACCCGAGCACCGCACGACCAACCGTGATGCCGAGCCAAAACCCAACAGCCGACATACCACTTGCAAAGGGTTCACCATGACGAACACGCAGCATGAACACGACGATCCAGCCTCCAAGAGCAACCTCCACGCCAACATAGCACAAGAGATAAAAGGCAGCTACCCACGACACCCGCGCAGACGGCATGCGGAACAGCGCTTCCGTAAGACCcatctccct
Protein-coding regions in this window:
- a CDS encoding trimeric LpxA-like protein (similar to Metarhizium robertsii ARSEF 23 XP_007826655.1); its protein translation is MASTEKDPETIAFAKTLSNVPWCEDYEKMISGVLYDAQAQELVDGRYRARRLMHKYNTHFPDDATSDSLIADRTAMLQSTFGRVGKGAFIEPPINIDYGCNITIGENFYSNFNLVILDCGIVKIGNRVQFGPFVSIFAATHETGVQSRRDGVEYAKSVTIGDDCWIGGNTTIMPGVTIGKGCTIGAGSVVTKSIPEFSVAIGSPARVVKTVDPVPDL
- a CDS encoding Succinyl-CoA synthetase, beta subunit (similar to Metarhizium robertsii ARSEF 23 XP_007826654.2); its protein translation is MASSKFSQRLWRAAPRLIPREQSRQLTLHEYQAQNILRDYGVRVPRGRTVKTANEARIAAQELGPACMIKAQVMGRDVKSGVQAVSTPEQAHEVAAKMLSQTLLPKQNSPNGHVVENLYITETAAYDSQWYLAMTIDRENYRPAIIISKNGGIDLEILLQEHPKSVFTFNFGLSEGISDSLVQNIEKTLTMTAGESQNLKQILTQMYCIFLDREGTHLEINPLAQSPDGSFTSLSANFTFDNAAARRQEELFALRDKTQEVQDEVEAEKHGLVYVKMDGNIGNVVNGAGLAMATNDAIGFHGGASANFLDAGGKATKDTMIQAFRIITRDERVKSILVNIYGGITQCDMIAESIIGATSELGIKVPMVVRLQGTNSEKGLKMLEDADLGLVVESDFGEAARRAVELAVD